The genome window CGACAAGCGGGAGTCAATCAAAGAGCGGGATGTTAGCCGGGAAATGGACCGGGACCGTCATTGACCTTCTTCACATATGATAATCAGGTACTTAATTTTAAATGATTAATATAAATTTTACCGTTTCGTTCGTTTCTATAATAAAGAATTTTGATAAATTGCTAAAAAAGAAAGGAGCCAGACGTCAATATGGGCAGGAAAGTACTGGTGCTAAATCAAGACTACAGCGCGTTGAGCATTTGCTCAGTTCCGAAAGCATTTCTGCTTGTTTACCTCAATAAAGCAGAGTTGGTTGCTGAATCAGAGTCTTACGTTTTACGTACGGTACGCAGTGAATACCCTTCTCCTACAGTTATTCGTTTACATCGATACGTGCACCTTCCGTACAAAGGGGTTATGTTGAATCGGCAAAACATCTTCAAGCGCGACGGCCATCGTTGCATGTATTGCGGAACAACGGAAGAACTTACCTTGGATCATGTGCTGCCAAAATCGCGGGGTGGAAAGACCAATTGGGATAATCTAGTCTCAGCCTGCAAGCGCTGTAATTCCCGAAAAGGAGATTTAACCCCGGAGGAAGCTAACATGCGCATGCACCACAAGCCTTTCAAGCCTTCCTTCCTGGTATTTCTTCGTGATTTCTCTGGCTCCGTTGACGATAGTTGGATGCCTTATTTGAGCAAACGCGACAAAGGTATCTACAACTAAAAAACAAAACCTGCATTTTTTTGACTATCAGTGAACTAAAATCGCTGAAAGGTGCTTATTTTTGCATTCCTTTTCAAAATCACCTATTTTTTTAGACCAAATTTCAGCCAGGAAGGCCCGGGGGCTGATGTATCAATGGGCCAAGACTAAATTTTTATGGCTAAAACGCAAGAACTGCCTGCATTCGATTGGGACAGAGCAGACAACAAAGGTTTCGGTTACGGCTACTCGACAGAAGAGCGCAGCCGTCTGGAAGAGTTGTATGACAACACCCTCGCGCAGGTAAATGAAAAAGAAGTAGTGAAGGGTACCGTTGTTGGTATTACCGACCGGGAAGTAATTTTGAACATCGGCTTCAAATCCGATGGATTGGTACCAGCATCCGAATTTCGTGATTTGCCGGACCTGAAAATTGGAGACGAAGTAGAAGTTTACGTAGAAAATCAGGAAGACCCGAACGGCCAGCTTGTTCTTTCGCGCAAGAAAGCCAAAGTAATTACGGCATGGCAAAAAATTCAGCAAGCACTGGATGAAGATCTAGTAATTGAAGGATTTGTGAAACGTCGGACGAAAGGTGGACTTATCGTTGATATTTATAGCATTGAAGCTTTCTTACCAGGTTCTCAGATCGACGTGAAGCCAATTCGCGATTTCGATGTGTTTGTTGGTAAGAAAATGGAAGTGAAAGTAGTGAAGATCAATTACGCGAACGATAACGTAGTTGTATCGCACAAAGTACTGATCGAAAAAGACCTCGAAGCACAACGTCAGCAAATCCTGACGAACCTCGAGAAAGGCCAGGTTCTGGAAGGGGTGATCAAAAACATGACCAACTTCGGTGTGTTCATCGACCTTGGTGGTGTAGATGGTCTGTTGCACATCACGGATATTTCGTGGGGTCGTATCAGCCACCCGTCCGAGCTACTAAGCCTGGATCAAAAAGTCAACGTTGTTGTTCTCGACTTCGACGAAGATAAAAAACGGATTTCACTGGGTATGAAGCAACTTCAGTCACACCCATGGGATTCACTGTCTGAAGAAATTCAGGTTGGTTCTCACGTAAAAGGCCGCATCGTAAATGTAGCTGATTACGGTGCATTCCTGGAAATCATGCCGGGTGTAGAAGGCTTGATCCACGTATCAGAAATGTCGTGGTCACAGCACCTACGGAATCCGCAGGATTTCCTGAAAGTAAATGATGAAGTAGAAGCTGTTGTGTTGACGCTGGACCGCAATGACCGTAAAATGTCATTAGGTATCAAGCAACTCACTGCTGATCCTTGGTCACGTGCTGATCTGGTTGAAAAATATGCCGTTGGGACTCGTCACAAAGGCGTTGTTCGTAACCTAACTAATTTTGGCTTATTCCTGGAATTGGAAGAAGGCATCGATGGTCTGGTTCACGTGTCTGACTTGTCATGGACGAAGAAGATCAAGCACCCTTCTGACTTCATTAAAGTGAGCGAAGAGCTAGAAGTTATCGTTCTTGAACTTGACGTTGAGAATCGTCGTCTGGCACTGGGTCACAAGCAACTCGAAGAGAATCCTTGGGATACATTCGAGAGCGTTTTCACCCCAGGTTCAGTACACCGGTCTACAATCTTGTCTAAAAACGATAAAGTCGCTACGCTTGAATTGCCTTACGGTATCGAGGGCTTCGCTTCGCTGAAAAACCTAGCGAAAGAAGATGGTTCGATGGCTGAGATAGGTGAATCACTTGACTTTAAAGTTCAGGAGTTCTCGAAAGATGAGAAGCGCATTATGTTGTCGCACTCAAAGACTTGGCAGGAGAAAACAGAGGAGAAAAAGCCAGCTGAAAAGAAAGCTGCTGCCGCTCCAAAGCCTCAAGCTGCGCCAAAAGAGGCAGAACGGGGAGCTACGCTTGGTGACCTGGATGCACTAGCTGCTTTGAAAGAGCAGTTTGAAGGCCGTGGTCGGAAAGGCGAATAAAAGTTAATAATTTTTGAGCGTGGCGTAGACTGAACCACTTTTTGTGTTAAGTTTGCGCCACGTTTCATATAAAACGGTTCCGTGGCCGAGTGGCTAGGCAGAGGTCTGCAAAACCTTGTACAGCGGTTCGAATCCGCTCGGAACCTCTTGAAAATAGGACTCTTCTAGCCTTCAATTGGCCTAGAAGAGTAGTAAAGTAATGCCATCAGATATGCGGTTTGTTTCCGGTAACTGATGGCATTTTTCTTTTAAAATTTAGGACTAAAAAATAATATAAAAAGGTACAAAACAGTCGTTTAGAATGCTTACTTAGAAGAAGTATAAATAAAGAATCCGGTCAAAATATCAAACCGTTTATGTTTGATAAGAACCGTTCCTGACTTACTTTTGTGCGTTAATGGAAAATTAATAAGTACCTATGCATAGTAATTTTCTTAGTTTCTTACTGATTCACAAGAGGTTTAAGCATTTCTGCAATTCGCTGGTAATAGCGTTGTCTTTGCTATTTGGAAGTTACTCGATAATGGCTCAAGACGCAGCCGCACCAGCTGGTGGTGGCGCTGATGTAGAGAAAGGCAAGCAACTATTTACCAACCAGTGTCAGCAGTGCCATGCTGTGACAGATGAGAAGGTGATAGGCCCGGGGTTGAAAGACATCACCAAACGCCGGGATGAAGCGTGGTTAATTAAGTGGATTCATAACCCACAAGCAGTTATTTCAAGCGGAGACGCATATGCTGTAGCGTTGTATAACCAATACCAACCTACAATTATGCAAAGTTTTCCGGACCTTTCGGAAGACGATATCCGTGGTATCCTTGCTTACATTGAATCTGCTGGTCAACCTGCTGTCGAGGCTGCACCTACGGGTAGCGCAGCTGCAACTGCAGGCGCCGCTCCTGCTGCCAGCAACGAAAGCCCATCCGGTCTATTTACTTTTGTGCTTGTTGCTCTACTGGT of Tellurirhabdus bombi contains these proteins:
- a CDS encoding HNH endonuclease, with protein sequence MGRKVLVLNQDYSALSICSVPKAFLLVYLNKAELVAESESYVLRTVRSEYPSPTVIRLHRYVHLPYKGVMLNRQNIFKRDGHRCMYCGTTEELTLDHVLPKSRGGKTNWDNLVSACKRCNSRKGDLTPEEANMRMHHKPFKPSFLVFLRDFSGSVDDSWMPYLSKRDKGIYN
- the rpsA gene encoding 30S ribosomal protein S1, translating into MAKTQELPAFDWDRADNKGFGYGYSTEERSRLEELYDNTLAQVNEKEVVKGTVVGITDREVILNIGFKSDGLVPASEFRDLPDLKIGDEVEVYVENQEDPNGQLVLSRKKAKVITAWQKIQQALDEDLVIEGFVKRRTKGGLIVDIYSIEAFLPGSQIDVKPIRDFDVFVGKKMEVKVVKINYANDNVVVSHKVLIEKDLEAQRQQILTNLEKGQVLEGVIKNMTNFGVFIDLGGVDGLLHITDISWGRISHPSELLSLDQKVNVVVLDFDEDKKRISLGMKQLQSHPWDSLSEEIQVGSHVKGRIVNVADYGAFLEIMPGVEGLIHVSEMSWSQHLRNPQDFLKVNDEVEAVVLTLDRNDRKMSLGIKQLTADPWSRADLVEKYAVGTRHKGVVRNLTNFGLFLELEEGIDGLVHVSDLSWTKKIKHPSDFIKVSEELEVIVLELDVENRRLALGHKQLEENPWDTFESVFTPGSVHRSTILSKNDKVATLELPYGIEGFASLKNLAKEDGSMAEIGESLDFKVQEFSKDEKRIMLSHSKTWQEKTEEKKPAEKKAAAAPKPQAAPKEAERGATLGDLDALAALKEQFEGRGRKGE